Proteins from a single region of Rickettsiales bacterium:
- a CDS encoding ATPase, T2SS/T4P/T4SS family has translation MSEPNLKDSIKEMLEEQKRLLQQKKTAEPQEEVVLSDSTDIIKNDHDALDLESKEKLSRKPIGQKLIEKNLLTQDQLEIALKIQREQKKGVMLGQIMVEMGLITENTLAEILAEESGVRRFDIKKSIIDPSLVKQVPKEIAVRYKAIPVLMEEGNIYVAMTDVFNVLALDRIRRYFPKRFKLTPTHSSEKDLNDLINNYYDYELSIDGILREIEALSNEDAKVLTQTANQQDGYINPTVRLIDALLVDAIQRGASDLHFEPEGQFIRLRYRVDGSLRLIRSFHRDYWAAIVVRIKIMSEMNITETRNPQDGRITMNVLGREVSFRVATQPTIHGENIVMRILDKQKALLPLEQLGFSPRNVKILQKALKRPEGVIIVTGPTGSGKSTTLYSILSHINKMDVNIMTLEDPVEYSLPIIRQSNIRENSGMDFASGVKSLLRQDPDIIFVGEVRDEATASMAIRAAMTGHQVYTSLHTNDAIGAIPRLIDIGVTPRILTGSIIAIVAQRLARKLCGHCKKERPANEFECKVLLKDPENPPMVFEHVGCEKCDYTGYKGRLAISEILLVDDKIDELIYEAASKVKFYEAAKTSEFIPMSDDGVDKVLQGITDVDELISTIDMTKRF, from the coding sequence ATGTCTGAACCTAATCTTAAAGATTCCATAAAAGAAATGCTAGAAGAGCAGAAGCGTCTTCTGCAACAAAAAAAGACCGCTGAGCCTCAAGAAGAAGTTGTTCTATCTGACTCAACTGATATTATTAAGAATGACCATGACGCTCTAGATCTAGAATCAAAGGAAAAGTTGAGCAGAAAGCCAATAGGGCAAAAATTAATTGAAAAAAACCTTCTCACTCAAGATCAGCTTGAGATTGCTCTCAAAATTCAAAGAGAGCAGAAAAAAGGCGTAATGCTTGGCCAGATAATGGTTGAAATGGGCTTGATTACTGAGAATACCCTTGCAGAAATTCTTGCAGAAGAATCAGGCGTTAGAAGGTTTGATATTAAAAAATCTATTATTGATCCATCACTTGTAAAGCAAGTTCCAAAAGAAATAGCGGTTAGATACAAAGCAATTCCAGTGCTAATGGAAGAGGGCAATATTTATGTTGCTATGACCGATGTTTTTAATGTTCTAGCACTTGATAGAATAAGAAGGTATTTTCCTAAAAGGTTCAAGCTAACACCAACGCATTCAAGCGAAAAAGACCTCAATGATTTAATAAATAATTACTACGATTATGAGCTTTCAATTGATGGAATTTTAAGAGAGATTGAGGCTTTAAGTAATGAAGATGCAAAAGTATTAACTCAAACTGCTAATCAACAAGATGGATATATAAATCCAACCGTTCGCTTGATTGATGCGTTATTGGTTGATGCAATTCAAAGAGGGGCTTCGGATTTGCATTTTGAGCCAGAGGGGCAGTTTATACGCCTAAGATATAGGGTTGATGGTTCGCTTCGTTTAATAAGGTCTTTTCATAGAGATTACTGGGCGGCGATTGTTGTTCGTATCAAGATTATGTCTGAGATGAATATTACTGAAACAAGAAACCCGCAAGATGGAAGAATTACAATGAATGTTCTCGGTAGAGAGGTTTCTTTTAGGGTTGCAACTCAGCCAACTATTCACGGCGAAAATATTGTAATGCGTATCTTAGATAAGCAGAAGGCTTTGCTTCCGCTAGAGCAACTTGGCTTTAGCCCTAGGAATGTTAAAATTCTTCAAAAAGCACTAAAAAGACCAGAGGGCGTAATTATTGTAACTGGCCCAACTGGTTCTGGAAAATCAACAACTCTATATTCAATACTAAGCCATATTAACAAAATGGATGTTAATATAATGACGCTTGAGGACCCAGTTGAATATTCTTTGCCAATAATTAGGCAGTCAAATATTAGAGAAAATAGCGGTATGGATTTTGCTTCTGGCGTGAAATCATTACTTAGGCAAGATCCGGATATAATTTTCGTGGGTGAGGTTCGTGATGAGGCAACTGCTTCAATGGCAATTCGTGCCGCAATGACTGGTCACCAAGTTTATACATCGCTTCACACTAATGATGCAATAGGTGCAATACCAAGGCTTATAGATATAGGTGTTACACCAAGAATTTTAACTGGAAGTATAATTGCAATAGTTGCACAAAGGCTTGCAAGAAAATTATGCGGTCACTGCAAAAAAGAGAGGCCAGCCAATGAATTTGAATGTAAGGTTCTTCTAAAAGACCCTGAAAATCCACCGATGGTTTTTGAGCATGTAGGTTGTGAGAAATGTGATTATACTGGTTATAAAGGCAGGCTTGCAATTTCAGAAATTCTATTGGTGGATGATAAAATCGATGAATTAATTTACGAAGCTGCCAGTAAAGTAAAATTTTATGAAGCTGCTAAAACTTCTGAGTTTATTCCAATGTCTGATGATGGGGTTGATAAGGTTCTACAGGGGATTACGGATGTTGATGAGTTAATTTCAACAATTGATATGACAAAAAGATTTTAG
- a CDS encoding type II secretion system F family protein, with protein sequence MPLYSYFAISKDGKENRGKMTANNVLDLEARIKELDCDLVDYKLVKEKKAGIGAKVKPKDMIMLCVHMEELERAGVPILDSLIDLRDSIDNPRMRDLLSDLCQYIKGGEKLSSALSKRKDVFDELFISLVSAGEETGNLADIFGQLSKHIKWTNDFRRKVKKAITYPIVLIVVMTIVISLMMLFVVPQLVDFLQKQGFDLPFHTRALIATSNFFADYWWVIIFGIPAQITILILLYKRHEPFRKGVDRVLLKVPGIGPVIQKVNIARFVKFFSITFNSGLGVLESLDISGRVVTNRVLKESIEAIKQNISEGVRITEALAENGSFPSLVVRMFKVGEDSGNMERSLANINYFYEREIDDAVEAMVAMIQPTLLVVMGSTLMWVIAAVFGPVYSSFSKMKF encoded by the coding sequence ATGCCTTTATATAGTTATTTTGCAATTTCAAAAGATGGTAAAGAAAATCGTGGTAAAATGACCGCAAACAATGTTCTTGATTTAGAAGCAAGAATAAAAGAGTTGGATTGCGACTTAGTTGATTATAAATTAGTTAAAGAAAAAAAAGCTGGTATTGGTGCAAAAGTAAAGCCTAAAGATATGATAATGCTTTGCGTTCATATGGAGGAGCTTGAAAGAGCAGGCGTGCCAATTCTAGATTCCCTTATTGATTTGCGTGATAGCATTGATAACCCTAGAATGAGAGATTTATTATCTGATTTATGTCAATATATTAAGGGGGGCGAAAAGCTTTCTAGTGCATTGTCAAAAAGAAAAGATGTTTTTGATGAGTTATTTATTAGCCTTGTTTCCGCGGGCGAGGAAACTGGTAATCTTGCGGATATTTTTGGTCAACTTTCAAAACATATTAAATGGACTAACGACTTTAGAAGAAAAGTAAAAAAAGCAATTACCTATCCAATTGTTCTAATTGTTGTAATGACGATTGTAATTAGCTTAATGATGTTATTTGTTGTGCCACAATTAGTAGATTTCTTACAAAAGCAGGGTTTTGATTTACCATTCCATACAAGGGCTTTAATAGCAACCTCAAATTTCTTTGCCGATTATTGGTGGGTTATTATTTTTGGAATTCCCGCCCAAATTACTATTCTAATTTTACTATATAAAAGACATGAACCTTTTAGAAAGGGAGTAGATAGGGTTCTTCTAAAAGTTCCGGGCATAGGCCCTGTAATTCAAAAAGTTAACATCGCAAGATTTGTAAAGTTTTTCTCTATAACTTTTAATAGCGGATTAGGTGTTCTTGAATCACTTGATATTTCTGGAAGGGTTGTAACGAATAGGGTTCTTAAAGAATCTATTGAAGCTATAAAGCAAAATATTTCTGAAGGCGTTAGAATTACTGAAGCCCTTGCGGAAAATGGAAGCTTTCCCAGTTTAGTAGTTAGAATGTTCAAAGTTGGTGAGGATAGCGGAAATATGGAGCGATCCCTTGCAAATATAAATTATTTTTATGAAAGAGAAATTGATGACGCTGTAGAAGCTATGGTTGCAATGATACAACCAACTTTGCTAGTTGTAATGGGAAGCACATTAATGTGGGTAATTGCAGCTGTATTTGGTCCTGTTTATTCTAGCTTCAGTAAGATGAAGTTTTAG